A single window of Neurospora crassa OR74A linkage group VII, whole genome shotgun sequence DNA harbors:
- a CDS encoding membrane transporter, with amino-acid sequence MTRSQPPGQAAPITNEQEHNINRSSTSGEAERLSLQRQKSIEQAIDEGHDADIPSDIGYVLDEQGEKRRKEAIRRNSLARARSHASHTSHHHHHDDHDIEKEAAAGKEASSSHDDPQEDSSGAVTSSSSEEDEANIIWWSENDPENPYNWPRWQKILNVGLISAQTFIAPLASSIFAPGVPSVMKEFHNSSPELASFVVSVYILGFAAGPLVIAPLSEIYGRLVVYHGCNVCFIAMLIACAEVPSLNALIAFRFLSGIFGSCPVTNGGGTISDMITQEKRATAMALMTMGVLLGPIIAPIIGGVISDSDLGWRWVFWILTIVAGVVALCMVVFGKESYAPVLLQRRVDRLRKETGNDMLRSKLDIGLSPKDYFKRSIVRPLKMLVFSPICIIFAIYIAIVYGYMYLMFTTISRVFTNPETYNFGM; translated from the coding sequence ATGACAAGATCTCAACCACCAGGGCAGGCGGCCCCAATCACCAATGAGCAGGAGCACAATATCAACCGTTCCTCTACATCAGGAGAAGCAGAACGGCTTTCTCTACAAAGACAGAAATCGATAGAACAAGCCATCGACGAGGGTCACGACGCCGACATCCCATCCGACATCGGTTACGTACTTGACGAGCAAGGCGAGAAGCGGCGCAAAGAGGCCATACGCCGCAACTCTCTCGCCCGGGCACGAAGTCATGCCAGCCATAccagccatcatcatcaccatgatGATCACGACATAGAAAAGGAGGCGGCAGCCGGCAAAgaagcttcctcctcccacgATGATCCGCAGGAAGACTCATCGGGCGCCGttacttcctcctcgtcggaagaggacgaagccAACATCATCTGGTGGTCCGAAAACGACCCCGAAAACCCCTACAACTGGCCCCGCTGGCAAAAAATCCTCAACGTCGGGCTCATCAGCGCGCAAACCTTTATCGCgcccttggcctcctccatctttgcCCCCGGTGTCCCCTCGGTGATGAAGGAGTTTCACAACTCCTCTCCGGAACTGGCCTCGTTCGTGGTATCGGTGTACATCCTGGGCTTCGCGGCTGGGCCCTTGGTGATTGCCCCGTTGAGCGAGATCTATGGAAGGCTGGTTGTTTATCATGGCTGCAACGTGTGTTTTATTGCTATGTTGATCGCGTGCGCTGAGGTGCCGAGTCTCAATGCGCTCATCGCGTTCCGGTTTTTGTCGGGCATCTTCGGTAGTTGCCCGGTGACTAATGGCGGGGGCACCATCTCGGACATGATCACGCAGGAGAAGCGGGCGACAGCGATGGCGCTGATGACCATGGGGGTGTTGCTGGGGCCCATCATCGCGCCGATTATTGGGGGCGTCATCAGCGACTCGGACCTAGGCTGGCGCTGGGTGTTTTGGATCCTGACGATCGTGGCGGGCGTGGTGGCGCTGTGCATGGTCGTTTTTGGCAAGGAGTCGTACGCGCCGGTGCTGCTGCAAAGGAGGGTCGACAGGCTGCGCAAGGAGACGGGTAATGACATGTTGAGGAGTAAGCTGGATATCGGATTGAGCCCGAAGGATTACTTCAAGCGCAGCATTGTGAGGCCGCTGAAGATGCTGGTGTTTAGCCCGATCTGCATCATCTTTGCCATCTATATCGCCATCGTCTATGGGTACATGTACCTCATGTTTACCACGATTTCGAGGGTGTTTACCAACCCGGAGACTTATAATTTCGGTATGTaa
- the ace-8 gene encoding pyruvate kinase, variant, with translation MAATALDHLSLGGKIQWLAQLNTEFQPAREFRRTSIICTIGPKTNSVEAINKLRDAGLNVVRMNFSHGSYEYHQSVIDNARQAEKVHPGRPIAIALDTKGPEIRTGNTKNDEDIPISAGTILNITTDEKYKDECTIEHMYVDYVNITKVIAPGRIIYVDDGVLAFEVLEIVDDKTIKVKARNNGYISSRKGVNLPNTDVDLPALSEKDKADLRFGVKNKVDMVFASFIRRGQDIKDIREVLGEDGKQIQIIAKIENRQGLNNFAEILAETDGVMVARGDLGIEIPAAEVFAAQKKIIAMCNIAGKPVICATQMLESMIKNPRPTRAEISDVGNAVTDGADCVMLSGETAKGAYPTEAVREMSEAVLKAENTIPYVSHFEELCSLAKRPVSIVESCAMASVRASLDLNAAAILVLSTSGESARLISKYRPVCPIIMITRNDSASRYAHLYRGVYPFLFPESKPDFSKVNWQEDVDRRIKWGLSHGIGLKVLNEGETVVVVQGWKGGMGNTNTFRIVKADVNHLGLGQP, from the exons ATGGCCGCTACTGCGCTTGACCATCTCAGCCTCGGCGGCAAGATTCAGTGGCTCGCTCAGCTTAACACTGAGTTCCAGCCCGCTCGCGAGTTCCGTCGCACTTCCATCATCTGCACCATTGGTCCCAAGACCAACTCGGTCGAGGCCATCAACAAGCTCCGCGATGCTGGTCTCAACGTCGTTCGCATGAACTTCTCCCACGGAAGCTACGAGTATCACC AGTCCGTCATTGACAATGCTCGCCAGGCTGAGAAGGTTCATCCCGGCCGCCCTATTGCCATTGCCCTTGACACCAAGGGCCCTGAGATCCGTACCGGCAACACCAAGAACGATGAGGATATTCCCATCTCCGCCGGTACCATCCTTAACATCACCACTGATGAAAAGTACAAGGATGAGTGCACTATCGAGCACAT GTACGTCGACTatgtcaacatcaccaaggTCATTGCTCCTGGCCGTATCATCTACGTCGACGATGGTGTCCTCGCTTTCGAGGTCCTCGAGATTGTCGATGACAAGACCATCAAGGTTAAGGCCCGCAACAACGGCTACATCTCCTCCCGCAAGGGTGTCAACCTTCCCAACACCGATGTCGATCTCCCTGCTCTTTCCGAGAAGGATAAGGCCGATCTCAGGTTCGGTGTCAAGAACAAGGTCGACATGGTCTTTGCTT CTTTTATCCGTCGCGGCCAGGACATCAAGGACATTCGTGAGGTccttggcgaggatggcAAGCAGATCCAGATCATTGCCAAGATCGAGAACAGGCAGGGTCTCAACAACTTTGCTGAGATTCTCGCCGAGACCGATGGTGTCATGGTTGCCCGTGGTGACTTGGGTATTGAGatccccgccgccgaggtGTTCGCTGCCCAGAAGAAGATCATCGCCATGTGCAACATTGCCGGCAAGCCCGTCATCTGCGCTACCCAGATGCTCGAGTCCATGATCAAGAACCCCAGACCCACCAGAGCCGAGATCAGCGATGTCGGTAACGCTGTTACCGATGGTGCTGACTGCGTCATGCTTTCTGGTGAGACCGCCAAGGGTGCTTACCCCACCGAGGCCGTCCGTGAGATGAGCGAGGCCGTTCTTAAGGCCGAGAACACCATCCCCTACGTCAGCCACTTCGAGGAGCTTTGCAGCTTGGCCAAGCGCCCCGTCTCCATTGTCGAGTCCTGCGCCATGGCCTCTGTCCGCGCCTCCCTTGACCTTAACGCCGCTGCCATTCTTGTTCTCTCCACCTCCGGCGAGTCCGCTCGTCTCATCTCCAAGTACCGCCCTGTGTGCCCCATCATCATGATCACCAGGAACGACTCTGCTTCGAGGTACGCCCACCTTTACCGTGGCGTCtaccccttccttttccccgAGTCCAAGCCCGACTTTAGCAAGGTCAACTGGCAGGAGGATGTTGATCGTCGCATCAAGTGGGGTCTCAGCCACGGTATTGGCCTCAAGGTCCTCAACGAGGGCGAAaccgttgtcgttgttcaGGGCTGGAAGGGTGGTATGGGTAACACCAACACCTTCCGTATCGTTAAGGCCGATGTCAACCACCTCGGTCTTGGCCAGCCTTAA